The nucleotide sequence CGGCCACGGCACGCCAGCGCGGTGCTCACCGTCCGTCCGGCGGGCCGCGGCACCGCAGCTCGCTGCACGTCGCCCACACCGGCTGAGGTCCGGGCCTGGCGATGTTCCGTCCGAAAATTCTGCCCTTCGCGGGACAAGCGGGGCGGTTTCGGGCTAGCGTCCGGACTCATGGCTTCTGACATGTCACTCCCGGGCGCGTCCGTCGCGGCCGAGGACCAGCCCGCCGCGATGGACGAGACCGACCGGCGGATCGTCGACGCGCTACGGGCGGACGGTCGGCTGTCCATGCGGGCCCTGGCCGAGCGGCTGCACATCTCCCGGGCCAACGCCTACGCCCGGGCTGAGCGGCTCCACCAGGCGGGGGTGATCACGGGGTACTCCGCGACGATCAACCCCCGCCGCTATGGCTACGGCCTGTCGGCCTACGTCTACCTCCGGATCAGCCAGCATTCGTGGCAGGAGATGCGCCGCCGGGTGATGGAGATTCCCGAGGTCGAGCACGGCTCGCTCGTGTCCGGTGAGTTCGACATCGTGCTGCTCGTGCGCACGCGGGACACAGCGACGCTGCGGGACCTGGTGCTCAGCCGGCTGCAGGCGATGCCGGACGTGCTGGGCACTCAAACGGTGTTGATCTTCGACGAGTTGGCCCCGGTCCGGGAGTGAGCCGCATCGCCGCAGTCAGCTAGCTGCTCTGCTTGCCCGTGGACAGCTCCCGGCGGGCCGCCTCGGCGATCTCGGCGTTGGTGTACGCATGCCCCGCGATGCCCCAGCCGCCGTCCGGTGCCTCGCTGATCAGCACCCAGGTGCGTTCGGTCAGGCTCGGGTCGCCGGCTGCGTCGGACACGATCTGGGTCATCTCGGCCACGACACCGAGCTTCTTGTCCCGGTCGAGGACACCAGCCGGGGTGAGCACGTCGACCCGGACGTAGTCGGCGGCCCCATTGGCATTGGACAGCGCATCGGGCGGCAGCTCACGGACGAACGCCGCGGTGTTGTCGGAGAACAGGGAGATCGGTGGTACCCCCTCCCACCGCATCATGCATTCGGCCAGGGCCCGGGTCAGGGCGGCCTTGTCGGCGAACGTCCCGACAGCTGCGGTTACATCGATCATCGGCATGGCGTGACACTCCTCGGACGGTTCCAGCAATTATGATGTTCGTCATAGCGACCAGGCAGATGCTGGACTATGCCGGTCGTCATAGTCAAGTGTCGGCCGGGTCCACCACACCGGCGGCGGCACTGCGTCAGTCGGGGGAGCAGCCAGTGGCCAGCGACAGCCGGGCCCGGATGGTTCGCAGTGCCGCGTCCTTGATCGCCTCTCGCGGGGTGAACGCGACGTCCTTCTCCGACGTCCTCGCCGACAGCGGCGCTCCGCGCGGATCGATCTACCACCACTTTCCCGAGGGCAAGGACCAACTCGCGGCCGAGGCGGTCCGGTGGACCGGCGAACAGGTGCTCGCCTTCCAGCGCGCTGGTGAATTCGGCGGCGCCGTGGACGTACTCGATCGCTTCGTGGGCATGTGGCGACGCGTCGTGCTGTCCTCGGACGGACGCTCCGGCTGCGTGGTCGCCGGCGTCGCGGTTGACACGGGCACCGTCGGTGCCGCGGCCATCCGGGGCGGGGAGTACCCAGCGCCGGATGCGGACGACGGCCTGATCACCGTCGTTCGGCAGACCTTCCGGGCGTGGGTGTCGCTGCTGGCCGCACAGTTTGCCGGGGTGGGCATGCCGCCCGGGCGGGCGGACGCGCTCGCGGTCACCACGGTCGCCGCGTTGGAAGGAGCGCTCATCCTGTGCCGTGCCGAGGGCGGCGTCGGCCCGCTCGACGCGGTCGCCGCCGAACTTGCTCGGTTGTTGCCGGACGCCGCTGTCGGGCCTGATGGGTAGCCTCCCCGCATGATCAGTTTCCGCGAGCTGCACGTCCCGGGAACCCCGCTCATCCTGGGCAACGCCTGGGACCTCGGCTCGGCTCGATTGCTGGCCTCGCTCGGCTACCGCGCTGTGGCCACGACCAGCAGTGGTTTCGCGGCCACGCTCGGTCGCCATGACGGCCAGGTCAGCAAGGACGAGGCCCTCGCCCACGCCGGTCAGCTCGCGCGCGGCGTGCGGGTGCCCGTTTCCGCCGATCTGGAGAACGGCTTCGCCGACGACCCGGCGGGCGTGGCCGCCACGGTCGCCGAGGCCGCCGCGGTGGGTCTGGCCGGGTGTTCGATCGAGGATTACTCGGCCGCGCTCGGCATCTATCCGACCGCGGCCGCGGTGGACCGGGTTGCGGCGGCCGCGGAAGCTGCCCGCGCGTGCGGTAGGGATTTCGTCCTCACCGCCCGGGCCGAAAACCTGATCCGCGACAACCCCGACCTGGCCGACACGATCGCCCGGTTACAGGCCTACCAGGACGCAGGCGCGGATGTGCTGTTCGCCCCCGGTCTGCGCACCCTGGCTGATGTCCGGGTCGTGGTGGCCGCGGTCGACCGTCCGGTCAACGTGCTGCTGGTTCCGGGAGCTCCTACGGTCAGCGAGCTTGCCGATGCCGGCGTGGCCCGCGTCTCGGTTGGCGGCGGATTCAGCAAGGTCGGATTGGCCGCTGTGGCGAGCGCGGCGAGCGAGCTGCTCGAGCACGGCACGGCAGACTGGCAGCAACTGGCCGAACGGGCGAACCCGCTGATCGACACGGTTTTCCGCGGGTAGTTCGCGACCACTGCCGATTCGAGTTCAATCAATCGAAACCTACTCTAAGCGCCATTATCGTCCCGTGTCCGGACGAATCGTGGTTGCATGAAACCATGCCCATCCGCCGGACGTACGCCGCGGATTCGCACTTCTCACGCGTTGGCCCGCGACTCAGACTCACAGGCCTGACCAAGCCCGACCGGGCACTCTTTCCCGCAGCAACATCGTTGGCTCTTCCGCGTCTTCAGGGCTACTTGAGCGCTCGAGCAACTCTGCGCAACGTGACGGTCAGACGCCCGTTTCCGCTGCCGATAGGAGTGGACGAACGAGGCATGGCACCGCTGCTGGGAAAGGGACTGCGAATGGCCGCTCGGCCGGATACGTCGGCTCGTCACGTCGTGGACATGCCTGGACCGGCAGCCATCGCCCGCCGAGCCTTCTCGACGCTGCTCATCGCGTCGGTTCTGCCGATGGGCGTCTTCTACCTGACCTACGCGATGTCCGGGCTGCGCGCCGCCGTCGGCGTCACGGTTGCCTGGTACTACGCGGGCCTGCTGCTGCGGGTTCTCCAGCGCCGTCCGCTGCTCGGGGCCGCCCTGCTCGGCGCCGGCCTTCTCACGATCCGCGCGGTCGTCATGTTCTGGACCGGCAGCGCCTTCCTGTACTTCCTGCAGCCGGTCGCCGGAACCGTCGCCACGGCCACAGCCATCGCGATCACCGCGATGACCGGGCGCCCGCTGATCGACCGGCTCGCCCATGACTTCTGCCCGTTCAGCCCGGACCTGTCCGAGCGGCTGCGGGAGAACCGGTTCTTCCACTACGCCTCGGCGTTGTGGACACTGACCTACTTCATCAACGCCGCTGGCACCGTCTGGCTGCTGTCCCGATCCAGTATCGGCGGGTTCCTGGTCATGAAGTCGGTGCTGTCCCCGCTGTTGTCCGCCACGGCCGTCCTGCTGTCATACCTGACGTTCCGGCTGCTCATGCGCAAGGAGAACGTGGTCATTCGCTGGGGTCATGTTCAGCCCGTGGCGGTCTGAGCACGCTCAGTCGGTCGGCTCCAGCACGAACACCGGGATCTCACGCTCGGTGCGCTTCTGATAGTCGGCGTACGGCGGGTAGGCCGCGACCGCCCGTTCCCACCACGCTGACTTCTCCTCGCCCGTCACCTCGCGAGCCCGGTAGTCCCGCTTCGCCGGACCGTCCTGCAATTCGACGTCCGGTGTCTGCAGCAGGTTGAAGTACCAGACGGGATGCTTGGGGGCGCCCCCGAGCGAGGCGACGACGGCGTAGTCGCCCTCGTGCTCGACGCGCATCAGTGGAGTCTTGCGGAGCTTGCCGGACTTGGCGCCCTTGGTGGTCAGGACGATCACCGGCATTCCGTTCAGGGTGGTGCCGTCCGTCCCGCCGGAGGACTCGTAGAGCTCCACCTGCTCGCGGGCGCGGTTGTCGGGACTGGGCTGGTATTCACCGGTCAATGGCATGGTTGCATCCAACCACCCGAGGGCGGTCTGCCGCTGGCCAACGTGATGCTCGCCCGCAGATCGCAGTCCCTGATCGAACCCGAACACTCCCTGCACGATGCGTCCACAGCTCATCCCTAGAACTGAGTCAGCCGCCGAACGGTGGCGCTCCCGGGTGATCGGCCCGCGGAGCCGAGGGAGGGACGTAGGACATGAACAGACGTATTGCTGCCGGCACGATCGGAGTGGCCCTGGGTGGGGCGCTGGTGCTCGGCGCCGCGCCGGCTGGCGCGGCGACGGTGGGCTCGGCAGCCCCAGCTCCGAGCGCCAAGGCCGCGGCATGTGACAAGGCTGCCTGGCAGGGGGTGGTCCAGGGACGGCCGACTCAGTTCAAGGCGGGCGCACGCGGGGGCGATTACATCTGGCACGACAGCTCCGGATTCCACCTGCGGGTCACCCACGCCGGTGACCGCAAGGCCGTCTACAGCGGGGCAATCACCGCCAACGCCCCGATGCGCCTGGAGCGGATCAAGCTCGAGGGCAAGGACAGTGTCGCCCTTTCGGCCGACCACAAGCTGATCAGGTTCTCCTTCGCTGACTACGGCCACATCGACGGCATCAACTTCCACACCGACTGTGCCTCGGCCGTCACCTTCAGCAAGCTTGCGGTGGGCAAGAGCAAGCTACCCGCCAGCCGCGTGTATCTGGGCGCCAAGCGGGTGCACCCGCACGCGACGCCGTTCACCGTCCATCGCCGCACGGCCAGCTGATCCGATCAGCTCGCCGCATGGCCAGCTGATCCGATCAGCTGACTCCCGTTTGCGGATCGATCGTCAGCGGGGCATCGGGGGAGGGGTCCGGCTCGTGACTGCGGTCGGGGGCCGGACCCACCGCGGCGGCCAACAGCCCTCCGTTGGGAAGGTTGATCGGTCCGTCGTCCGTCTCGATGGTGCTGTACAGCAGGCCGGCGTCCGTGATGACCCCCTCGAAGGGGCCGCCCAGGGCTCCGGACCGCACGATCACGCGCTGCCCCGGAACGTAGGGCCGGGCGAACATCAGGACCAGGCCGGCGAAGAAGTTGCCCAGCGATTGCTGCGCGGCGATCCCCACGACGACGCCGGTGACGGCGCCACCGACCAGCAGGCTGCCGAGATTGACGTTGAGCAGTTGCAGGATGCCCAGCAGGATCACTCCGTAGCCGAGCACCGAGACAAGCAGACGCAGAGCCGACGCGGTCGCCGGACCGCCTCGGACCTCGCTCACCCGGAAGGTCTCCCGCCCGGCCGATCGCACCGCGGATGCTCCCAGGACGGCGAAACCGACGGTCAGCCCGATGACCAGGAACTTCCAGTGGTCGTTGCGCCGGATGCCGCCGAGATTGTCACCGACCCCGAGGCAGATGACCGCCAGCACTCCGAGGCCGACCGCGCGCTTGAAGTCGGGCTTGATGCGGGCTTCCAACGACAGCAGGGCCTCCGTACCGAGCGGGCGCCCGGTTTCGGCCGAACGCGGGATCCAGAGGTTTCCTCTTTTCATGACCGGCATGGTTTCAGTTCTACAGGCGCGCCCGCGAGCCGGACGCAGCGGCTGGGGGCAACGGGGCACCCGACCTGAGTCGGCTGCCCGCACGATGCGGCCTGCTCGGCCAACCGGTTCAGCTGTCAGGGGCGCGGTTCATCGAGACGGCCTGTCGGAGCTGCTCAGCGGCGAGCGGCCGCTTTCCACCGTTACGGGTGGATCGTCATTGGTCAACTCGACCCGCCAACGTGCCGGGTCGGCGAGTCGACCACGCCACATCCCTCCGCCGTCCTATAACTTGAGGTGAGCGAAAGACCCTGCATGTGAGATGCCCACAAAGCGCGCGGCTTGTCGCGGTGCCGTGTCGGACGCCTGACACCCAAGGTGCAGGGTCGCGCTGCGTAGTCGCAGTTACACTCATTACAAGGTTGATCACGATGCGCGCAAAGGGGTAGCCGTGTCAGATACCAACGGAGGGGTTCGGCCGATCGTGCTGGCCCTGCGCCAGCTCTCGCTCGGCGGGGAGAATCATCGTCGACGCATGGCCAAGGCCTTGCACATCGGCACCACCGAGCTAGCCGTCATGAATCACCTGCAGGCCTCCGAGCGGCTCACGCCGCGGGAGGTCGGACAACGTCTGGGCATCACCACCGGCAGCACGACCGCCGTACTGGACCGGATCGAGCGCGCCGGCTACGTCGTGCGAACGCCTAACCCTGAGGACCGCCGCAGCCTGTATCTCTCCCTCACCCCGCTGGGGCAACGGGCCATGACGTGGGTCCTGGAGCAGCACGACGCACAGGTGGCCGAGGCCGTGGCCGGTCACGCCAAGGCGGATCTGGCCGAGTTCGCCGAGCTCATCAACGACGTCGGGATCGCCCTGAGCGCACCGTTGCGTGACACCGGCAAGAACAAGCCGCCGAAGCCCGCCAAGACCTGACCGCGAACGGTCAGCCGAAGCGGCCGGAGATGTAGTCCTCGGTGCGCTGATCGGTCGGGTTGGAGAAGATCTTCGTCGTCTCGTCGATCTCCACGAGCTGACCCGGCTTGCCCACGCCGGCAAGGTTGAAGAAGGCCGTGCGCTCCGAGACCCGGGCCGCCTGCTGCATGTTGTGCGTGACGATGACGATCGTGTACTTCTCCTTCAGGCTCTGGATCAGGTCCTCGATCGCCAGTGTCGAAATCGGGTCCAATGCCGAGCACGGCTCGTCCATCAGCAAGACCTGGGGCTCCACGGCGATCGCGCGGGCGATACAGAGGCGCTGCTGCTGGCCACCGGACAGGCCCGAGCCGGGCTTGTTCAGGCGGTCCTTGACCTCTTCCCACAGGTTCGCCCCGCGCAGGGACTTCTCCACGGTCGCGTCCAGATCACTCTTGCTGATCCGGCCGGACTGCAGCTTGAGCCCGGCGACGACGTTGTCGTAGATCGACATGGTCGGGAACGGGTTGGGGCGCTGGAAGACCATACCGATGGTGCGGCGGACATCCACCGGGTCGATGTCCGATCCGTAGATGTTCTCGCCATCGAGCAGGACATCACCCTCGACCCGGGCTCCGGCGATGACCTCGTGCATCCGGTTGATCGTGCGCAGCACGGTCGACTTGCCGCAGCCGGACGGCCCGATGAACGCGGTCACCGAGCGTGGCGCGATGGTGAAGTTCACCTCGGACACCGCCAGGAACTTGCTGTAGTAGATGTTGAGGTTCTTGGCGTCGATGCGCTTGGCCATGATGGCGATTTCCCTTTGGCTATCGAGTAAATCAGGTGGTCGAGATGGATCGAGGACGGTCGGTCAGTTCGAGACCTTGGACCGGCGGGCGATGAGGCGGGCCAGCAGGTTGAGCGCCATCACCAGGACGATCAGGGTGAGCGCTGCGCCCCACATCCGGTCGGCCGCGTAGTGGACGGTGACCTTGTGCCCGTTCTGCAGGATCGTCGTGTTGCCGATGTTGGAGAACTGGTCCTTGATCATGCCCGGCAGCGATCCCTGCGTCCCCTGGAAGAGGTCGCTGTTCCGGTTGGGCGAGTAGCCCACCAGGATCAGCAGCGGGGCGGTTTCGCCGGCCACCCGGGCGATACCGAGCACGACGCCGGTGATGATGCCGCTCATCGCGGTGGGCAGCACGATCTTGACGATCGTCTTCCACTTCGGAACACCGAGGGCGTAGGAGGCTTCCCGCAGCTCGTTGGGGACGAGCTTGAGCATTTCCTCGGTCGTCCGCACGATGACCGGGATCATCAGCATGACCAGCGCGAGGGAGACCAACCAACCCGCCCGCTGCAGCCCGAAGGTCGTGATGAACGCCGCGTAGATGAACAGCGCCGCCACGATCGAGGGAATGCCGGTCAGGATATCGACCATGAAGGTGGTGGCCCGGGCGATGGGACCGCGCCCGTACTCGACGAGGTAGATCGCGACCAGGATGGCGATCGGGACCGAGATCGCCGTGCACAGCAACACCTGTTCGAGCGTGCCGATGATGGCGTGCAACGCGCCGCCGCCCGGATCGCGGTAGGTCAGCCCACGCTGGGAATGGGTGAACCAGCCATTGCGCGTGATGGCGTGCAGACCCTTGCTCAGCACCGTCCACAGCAACCAGATCAGCGGGATCAACGCCACGCCGAAGCAGGCGTATACCAGCGTCGTGGCGGTCCGGTCCTTGACCTTCCGGCTGCCCTGGCCCCCGCTGGCGGCCAGCGAGGTGGAGACGGGCGCGACCGCGGTCATGAGAATTCCCTCCGACGGTTCACCACGGCGCGAGCCGCGGCGTTCACGGCGAAGGTCAGGACGAACAGGACCAGGCCGGCCGCGATGAATGCGCCGGTCTGCCGGCCGCCGTTGAACTCCGAGGCGTTGTTGGCGATCTTGGAGGCGAACGTCTCGCCACCGTTGAACAGAGACCACGAGAAGTCCCCGCTGTTGGACACCTTCGACAGGATCAGCGAGATGGCGATGGTTTCCCCGAGGGCCCGTCCCAGGCCGAGCATCGCGCCACTGACCAGACCGGGTCGGCCGTAGGGCAGCACGGCCAGCCGGATCATCTCCCAGCGGGTGGCACCGAGGGCCCACGCGGCCTCGACGTTCTGCCGGGGCGTGCGCTCGAAGACGTCACGGGCCACGGCGGTCACGATGGGCAGGATCATGATCGCCAGCACCACGCCGCCGGAGAAGATGCTGCCGCCCTTGACGTTGTAGTCCTTGAACAACGCGAAGCCGCCGAGCTTGCTGGTGAAGAAGTCGGCCACCGGCTGGATCCTGGGCGCCAGCACCTCGATACCCCACACGCCGTAGATGATCGACGGGATCGCGGCCAGCAGATCGATCACGTAGGCAACGGGTCGAGCCAGGCGGGCGGGGGCGTAGTTCGTGATGAACAGTGCGATGCCGATGGCCACCGGCACGGCGATCGCCATCGCTAGCACGGAGATGGCCACCGTGACGTACAGCAGCGGAAGCACTCCGAAGTGCAACGTCGCGCCGTCGACGTCCCACTGGCGGGAGGTGAGGAAGTTCGACTTGTCGTGGGCGATCGCCGGAATCGCCTTGACCAACAGGAACACCGCGACGAGAGCGATGAGCAGGACGACGAACAGGCCGGCGCCCTCGGTCAGGCCACGGAACACGCGGTCGCCCATCCGAACGGTGCCTTTGGAGGCCCCGAGCGCGGTGGAGCCGGCGCCGAACACGGGCTGGTCGTCGTTGAGAGCGATGGCGGCGGGCTCGCTCGAGCCGATCACCGGCTCACTGGCGCCGACCGTCGAGGCACGGGCACCACTCACGTCGATGGTCACCGGGGCATCGCCGGCAGCCGACTGCCGGCCGGCGCGCTGCTCGATCTCGGTCAACGGATCGGAGAACTGCGGTGGCTCGCTCGATTCGGCGTCACCGTGCCGCGGAGTGCGTTCGGTCATGCTCTCTCGTTCTGGCATCGTCGTCTGGGATCCCTCTCACGATCGGACCCCGCCGGAGCGGCCACCGGCATTGGTGGCCGTCCGACGGGGTTGATCGGCTACTCCGAATCTAGGTTTTCGGAAGCGGCTGCGTCTAGCGAATCGACTAGCTGATCGACGCGACCGTGGCCTGGACCTTGGTCAGGATCTCGCTGGGCAGCGGTGCATAGCCGAGATCCTTGAGTGAAGCCTGACCGTCACTGGAGGTGTAGGTCAAGAATCCCTTCACCGACGCACCCTTGGCGGAGTCCGCGTACTTCGAGCAGGCGATCTCGTAGGTGACCAGGATGATCGGGTACGCGCCCTTGGCCTTGGTGGCGTAGTCGAGCTTGAGGGTCAGGTCCTGGCCGCCGTTGCTGGCGACCTTGGCCGCGGCAACCGCGGCACCGGCGCTGTCGGCGTTGAGGTCCACCGCGCCGCTGCCGTTGTCGATCTTGGCCGTGTTGAGGTTGCCGCTCACCGCGAAGGACCACTCGACGTAGCCGATGGCGCCATCGGTCGAGCCGATGGCCTGCTGCACGCCCTGGGAGCCGGTCTTGCCCTGGCCGGCGAAGCCCGCCTTGGACGAGTCCTTGTCCGGCTTGGTGGTGAAGTCGGTCGAGTCGTTGGCCGCGAGGTACTTCTCGAAGTTCTGGGTCGTGCCCGAGGAGTCGCTGCGGTAGAAGACGGTGATCTTGGTGGTCGGCAGGGTGGCCGAGGAGTTGATCGCCTTGATCGCCGGGTCGTTCCACGCCGTGATCTTGCCGAGGAAGATCTTGGCGAGGACCTGCGGGGTGAGGGTCAGATCGGTGACGCCGTTCACCTTGTAGGCCACCGCGATCGGGCCCACCACCATCGGGATGTCCACCGCGGGCGAGCCGCAGGCGGTCTGCGCCTTGGCGATCTCGTCCTTGGTCGGGTCGAGGGCCGAGTCGGAGCCGGCGAAGTCATCCTGCTTGGCGATGAAGTTCGAGACGCCGGCGCCAGAACCCGTGCCGTTGTAGGTCACGGTGACCCCGCACTTGGTCTGGTAGTCCTTGATCCACTGGGCCATCGCGTTCTGCTGCGCGGTGGATCCCTCAGCGGTCAGGTTGCCCTTGCCGCATCCGGCTGCGCCCGAGGATGAGCTCGAACCGGTGGTGCTGGAGCCCCCCGTCGAGGACGTGCTCTTGTCGGAGCCGCATGCGGTCAGCGCGATGGCAGCCGCGAGAAGTCCGGCGGCAATGCCAATACGGTTGATCTGCACCTGGAGTCCCTTTCTGGACAGATGATTCCTTCGTGTCGTGAGGGACGCTAAGCAGCCGAGGTGGCCGGTCGGGGAGCGCTTGGTGAACGCGAGGTGAACGGCCCGACGACATTCGCTGACGGTGTGGTGCCGACCACGTGGCCAGAGGATGAACTCCGCCCGTTGGGGCT is from Jatrophihabitans telluris and encodes:
- the pstB gene encoding phosphate ABC transporter ATP-binding protein PstB, translated to MAKRIDAKNLNIYYSKFLAVSEVNFTIAPRSVTAFIGPSGCGKSTVLRTINRMHEVIAGARVEGDVLLDGENIYGSDIDPVDVRRTIGMVFQRPNPFPTMSIYDNVVAGLKLQSGRISKSDLDATVEKSLRGANLWEEVKDRLNKPGSGLSGGQQQRLCIARAIAVEPQVLLMDEPCSALDPISTLAIEDLIQSLKEKYTIVIVTHNMQQAARVSERTAFFNLAGVGKPGQLVEIDETTKIFSNPTDQRTEDYISGRFG
- a CDS encoding VC0807 family protein, translating into MAPLLGKGLRMAARPDTSARHVVDMPGPAAIARRAFSTLLIASVLPMGVFYLTYAMSGLRAAVGVTVAWYYAGLLLRVLQRRPLLGAALLGAGLLTIRAVVMFWTGSAFLYFLQPVAGTVATATAIAITAMTGRPLIDRLAHDFCPFSPDLSERLRENRFFHYASALWTLTYFINAAGTVWLLSRSSIGGFLVMKSVLSPLLSATAVLLSYLTFRLLMRKENVVIRWGHVQPVAV
- a CDS encoding Lrp/AsnC family transcriptional regulator, producing MASDMSLPGASVAAEDQPAAMDETDRRIVDALRADGRLSMRALAERLHISRANAYARAERLHQAGVITGYSATINPRRYGYGLSAYVYLRISQHSWQEMRRRVMEIPEVEHGSLVSGEFDIVLLVRTRDTATLRDLVLSRLQAMPDVLGTQTVLIFDELAPVRE
- the pstC gene encoding phosphate ABC transporter permease subunit PstC; this encodes MTERTPRHGDAESSEPPQFSDPLTEIEQRAGRQSAAGDAPVTIDVSGARASTVGASEPVIGSSEPAAIALNDDQPVFGAGSTALGASKGTVRMGDRVFRGLTEGAGLFVVLLIALVAVFLLVKAIPAIAHDKSNFLTSRQWDVDGATLHFGVLPLLYVTVAISVLAMAIAVPVAIGIALFITNYAPARLARPVAYVIDLLAAIPSIIYGVWGIEVLAPRIQPVADFFTSKLGGFALFKDYNVKGGSIFSGGVVLAIMILPIVTAVARDVFERTPRQNVEAAWALGATRWEMIRLAVLPYGRPGLVSGAMLGLGRALGETIAISLILSKVSNSGDFSWSLFNGGETFASKIANNASEFNGGRQTGAFIAAGLVLFVLTFAVNAAARAVVNRRREFS
- a CDS encoding nitroreductase family deazaflavin-dependent oxidoreductase, which gives rise to MPLTGEYQPSPDNRAREQVELYESSGGTDGTTLNGMPVIVLTTKGAKSGKLRKTPLMRVEHEGDYAVVASLGGAPKHPVWYFNLLQTPDVELQDGPAKRDYRAREVTGEEKSAWWERAVAAYPPYADYQKRTEREIPVFVLEPTD
- a CDS encoding mechanosensitive ion channel family protein, producing MPVMKRGNLWIPRSAETGRPLGTEALLSLEARIKPDFKRAVGLGVLAVICLGVGDNLGGIRRNDHWKFLVIGLTVGFAVLGASAVRSAGRETFRVSEVRGGPATASALRLLVSVLGYGVILLGILQLLNVNLGSLLVGGAVTGVVVGIAAQQSLGNFFAGLVLMFARPYVPGQRVIVRSGALGGPFEGVITDAGLLYSTIETDDGPINLPNGGLLAAAVGPAPDRSHEPDPSPDAPLTIDPQTGVS
- the pstS gene encoding phosphate ABC transporter substrate-binding protein PstS; amino-acid sequence: MQINRIGIAAGLLAAAIALTACGSDKSTSSTGGSSTTGSSSSSGAAGCGKGNLTAEGSTAQQNAMAQWIKDYQTKCGVTVTYNGTGSGAGVSNFIAKQDDFAGSDSALDPTKDEIAKAQTACGSPAVDIPMVVGPIAVAYKVNGVTDLTLTPQVLAKIFLGKITAWNDPAIKAINSSATLPTTKITVFYRSDSSGTTQNFEKYLAANDSTDFTTKPDKDSSKAGFAGQGKTGSQGVQQAIGSTDGAIGYVEWSFAVSGNLNTAKIDNGSGAVDLNADSAGAAVAAAKVASNGGQDLTLKLDYATKAKGAYPIILVTYEIACSKYADSAKGASVKGFLTYTSSDGQASLKDLGYAPLPSEILTKVQATVASIS
- a CDS encoding TetR/AcrR family transcriptional regulator — its product is MASDSRARMVRSAASLIASRGVNATSFSDVLADSGAPRGSIYHHFPEGKDQLAAEAVRWTGEQVLAFQRAGEFGGAVDVLDRFVGMWRRVVLSSDGRSGCVVAGVAVDTGTVGAAAIRGGEYPAPDADDGLITVVRQTFRAWVSLLAAQFAGVGMPPGRADALAVTTVAALEGALILCRAEGGVGPLDAVAAELARLLPDAAVGPDG
- a CDS encoding isocitrate lyase/PEP mutase family protein; its protein translation is MISFRELHVPGTPLILGNAWDLGSARLLASLGYRAVATTSSGFAATLGRHDGQVSKDEALAHAGQLARGVRVPVSADLENGFADDPAGVAATVAEAAAVGLAGCSIEDYSAALGIYPTAAAVDRVAAAAEAARACGRDFVLTARAENLIRDNPDLADTIARLQAYQDAGADVLFAPGLRTLADVRVVVAAVDRPVNVLLVPGAPTVSELADAGVARVSVGGGFSKVGLAAVASAASELLEHGTADWQQLAERANPLIDTVFRG
- a CDS encoding tautomerase family protein translates to MPMIDVTAAVGTFADKAALTRALAECMMRWEGVPPISLFSDNTAAFVRELPPDALSNANGAADYVRVDVLTPAGVLDRDKKLGVVAEMTQIVSDAAGDPSLTERTWVLISEAPDGGWGIAGHAYTNAEIAEAARRELSTGKQSS
- the pstA gene encoding phosphate ABC transporter permease PstA yields the protein MTAVAPVSTSLAASGGQGSRKVKDRTATTLVYACFGVALIPLIWLLWTVLSKGLHAITRNGWFTHSQRGLTYRDPGGGALHAIIGTLEQVLLCTAISVPIAILVAIYLVEYGRGPIARATTFMVDILTGIPSIVAALFIYAAFITTFGLQRAGWLVSLALVMLMIPVIVRTTEEMLKLVPNELREASYALGVPKWKTIVKIVLPTAMSGIITGVVLGIARVAGETAPLLILVGYSPNRNSDLFQGTQGSLPGMIKDQFSNIGNTTILQNGHKVTVHYAADRMWGAALTLIVLVMALNLLARLIARRSKVSN
- a CDS encoding MarR family winged helix-turn-helix transcriptional regulator — encoded protein: MSDTNGGVRPIVLALRQLSLGGENHRRRMAKALHIGTTELAVMNHLQASERLTPREVGQRLGITTGSTTAVLDRIERAGYVVRTPNPEDRRSLYLSLTPLGQRAMTWVLEQHDAQVAEAVAGHAKADLAEFAELINDVGIALSAPLRDTGKNKPPKPAKT